The Anser cygnoides isolate HZ-2024a breed goose chromosome 4, Taihu_goose_T2T_genome, whole genome shotgun sequence region ATCAGGTATGGCGGCCAGGGGAGTGTAGGGTTAGCAACAGAAACTTTTCTAAACTGTTGAAGATGATAGGTTGGATTTTTCCATTGACAGACACTGATCTATTAAGTTGGTGCAAAGTTCTCTATTGAGCAGTGGGATGAATTCAGAAATGATAAGATTGGGAAAGACAGTTATTACATGTGACTGTAGAAATGTCATACTAAGAGGATTAAGAAATGGTATTGTTACAATACACACAAACAACAAGGAAGTTAGAAGGTAAGGAGTAGCCTCCCCAAAACGTGTGCCTTGTTGTACATTCTCACCTGGTcacttctcttgctttcttcttgctcttctctttctATGCACCTACTGACCTGAGCTGAGCTAATGAAGCGCTATTGTGTGCCAGTTTTTTTTGTGGCaattaaaaagcctttttagCATGGAATTACAGATCCAGTTTTGGTGTATCTGTTTTCTTGTGTGCTTCCTACTATGGAAGATGCCTTCCTGTGAGCTTGTTGTTCCTTCCCAACTTAAGTTTGCTTTGTCATTCAGTGTTCAGAAAGCTGTGTTGTCTGATAAGCAAGAGCAGCATTGTCTTGCACACGTTACTTAAATGTATTTGTACAAGTGAAATAACATCTATGAAAGCTGTAAGGTACAAAACTTACCTACAAGCTGTAAGGTAATTTACCTTACAATTTAGCTTGCTCCGCGAGCTAATGTTTCTATAGTGTTATAAATTCCATTAACAATGTTTTGAGAGTTTTGAAAGGCTTTGTGTGATCACAGCTAAGAAGTAACAGAAATGCATGTCATCTCCTCTGTCcgctttctcttttctgtgaaCGGGAGTACAGGCATGTTACGGGATCCTGAAGGTGCCGGAGGGCAGCTGGCTCTGCAGGACCTGCGCGCTTGGTGTTCAGCCCAAGTGCTTGCTGTGTCCCAAGAAGGGTGGCGCCATGAAGCCGACCCGGAGCGGCACCAAGTGGGTTCACgtcagctgtgctctgtggaTTCCAGAGGTAGGCACCGATCCACCGGGAGTGCCCCTCTGTTGAGTGCTGCTGTGGTTCTGGGAGAGAGGGAATCTGATAAGAACACTGCTCAGCCCAGCGTGTGTTGCCACAGCGACTTGCATGTGTATATGTGGTGCTTCTTAGGAAGTCAGTATAAAAGACGTTCAGTGTAAAGTCTGGCAGGATAATGCATCATCTGTAAAGAAAGTAATTACATTAATTACATCAAGCTTTGTCAATCAAAATTAGGCCTTGGAAGGGATGACTGATGGCAAAGCTCATTTAATGAGCACACAAAGTACTGTTTCATTTTGTACGCCGAACATTAAAGTTGAAGAAGGGGGAAGTTTGGATGTGACAATGAGAATTCCTATGGGCTCTTATAATCAAAACGCTTATCCTCTGCAATAACTTTAAACTGATGGGGGGTCACCTAGAAACAAGTTTGATCATTCAGTGAGgaactaatttttaaaaacgAATTGTAGTTCTTTTAGTTCCTTACAAACTGAGGAACTTGGAATATGTAAATTTTGCATATGCATGCAGGGAATTGGATTTCTTTGATAAGattatttcccttttcagttAAAGGTGTAATAATTGCTCcgttttttaatatttttttctcttaggtGAGCATTGGAAGTCCAGAGAAAATGGAGCCCATTACAAAAGTGTCTCACATTCCCAGCAGTAGATGGGCATTGGTGTGCAGCCTTTGTAATGAAAAAGTTGGGGCTTCTATACAGGTAAGTTAATAGTATGAGCatctctctgttttgttttgttgggaTATAGTAGATAGGCATGTGTATTCTCAGTAAAGTTTCTTGGATTTAATGTTTGCTACTATGGACTTAATTGCACACAAAGTGCTTTTGAAAGTTAGTGTGCTCTTTCCTTCTGGTCATCCCATAAGATGTTATAATCTGTAGATACATAGATATGTTTATTGGTACActtgaaataaaacttaaatGTTGTtgagcagagggagaaaatcTACTTCTGTGATGTATGTACCACATGCACAATTGAAACTTGGATGCAGAAAGCTTCTGTGCTGAAACCTATGTTAGCCCCTTTTCAGTGACTTCTAAGATGAGGTGGATACTTCAGTAGGAGTTGTATAATTGCTTGTAACAACTGAAATTTTAAAGGTGCTGAGCATGCCCAGATTTTACTAAAGTCAATGGAAGCAAACGCCTTCACTTTGATGATGAAGCTAGTTGGCTTTGAATTTCTAATTTTAGGTACTAAACATTGGACTGTTTTGGCTGTCAGTATAGTTGGGATTAGAGTGATTTCAAGCTCTGTTTTTATTATAAAGAAGGCAGTGAAACTGCCTTCTACaggtctttgctttttttctggatctattttatttatcttaatGTTGCTCCagcttttttaatttactgaggAGAATATCTGATTAGTTAATAACAGGCTTTTTTGAGCAGTAAGAAAGAAACATTGCTGGACTGGTCTGCCCCCAAGACTCAAGCAAGCCACAAGTTGAGGGAACAAGTTGAGGGATTAAGCCCCATTTCCTCCATTGGTTGTGGGTAGATCTGGAGCTCTTGTTGTTtctagggaaaaacaaaccatcCTCCTGGGTGTCAGTTTCCCAGCTCACATTGCCACAGAAGCAGAGCCACATTATCCTTCTGACTTCTGATACTCACTTGAGTTCAGTGGTGATGATTGCCTGAAACAGTGAGATGGGGcagaatcaaagaaaaatggaagtgtAGTCTTTGTATTTCCAAAAAGAATGATGTCCATGGGCAATATATAAGCTATAAAGCCAATGCTATAAAGGCACTTGTTTTGTACCAACAACTCACATTCTTGGGCCAGTGCCAGTTTGTCTCATTGCATAGTTCTGAAATTCTCTCTGCAGTTTCGATTGGACACGGCCACAGCCTGTCTCACTGTAGCCTGTGAATTGTTGTCACTGTTAAGTACACTGAATTGATCTGTACTAGAGCATTTCAGACTGGGCAGTGTGGTTCCATGTACATAATTACATTGGCTTATTAACTGTAAAGCAGTTGCAGATcctttacagtaaaaaaaaaaaaaaaaaaagctatgaaatgTGAAGTGATAATTTTGAAAACTATTGTGGAATCTAGAGATTGAGAAAACATGTTATTAAACCCTACACTTTTTGAAGAGGATCTATCTGATTTCCTTTCCTGAGAGATCAGGCAAGTTTAACTTACTCGGGAAGAAGTGGatgagagaaagggagaggtgAGCCACTGAGGGCAAAGTGTTATGACCATgtagaaaaatgtaataaaatgtagGTTAGTATTTGCAATAATGCTTGCTCAccttcaaaatgtttcaaatactTAAGGAAATGATCATCATAAAGTTCCCTGAGCCGGATAGGATGGTACTGCTGCCTATTTAACAAGTAAGCAGCCTTAAGTAGAACTCTTACTATTTTGTGGTAAGCCTAATGTTATAGGAATTGTGATGGTAAGGCACAAAGATGGCTAAAATCCTATTCCTCTTAGAGAtcaaattttattcatttccctttttcctctatTTTGAGCTATTTGATGAAGTTGCCAGAAAAAGTTGTAAAACAGCAATGCAGCAGTAGTTAACAGTGAAATCAGTCTGTTTCTGTTCAAGGAATGTAttaaaaaagtacattttaaagtgGAGAAGGTAAATCTGTCCACAGTATATAAATTTGTAAATGTAGTACCTCCTTGCAGAGCTGTCCCCTTTCTCTCGGCAGCTTTTATGTAGCTGCGAGAAACTGTTTTGCCTGTTCTCCTGACCTGTTCTGAGGGGCAACGGTAGTGGCTGTAAGCTGCACACCGAGTATTTATGTGTGCAGGGGAGAGGGGTGTCCTCCCCTCGTGCTTCTGGTAACGCCTCTCTTGTCTACGGACAACATGGGATGACGTGCATAACGGCTGTCCCTTCAGACAGTTCGACACTGGAAATTAtgggggagaaaagaagaattacAGTTTTGCCAGACAACTTGCAAGAATTGTGTAAATCTTAGTATCATTAAAGCTAGCAATGAGGAATATTTAGGTTTGTATTGTGAAATCTTATACGGCAGAGAACACCATTTTACAAAGTCACTGCGCTGTGAAGGAATAGCATTAACAGGATGAACTAAGAGAGAGCAATCCTTGATCCTCCAGAGATGTTATGAAATGTTCACAGTAATTAGAAAAGCCAGCAGCTGGAAGTATATATCAGGCTGGGCAGAGACCAGCTGGAATACACTGGGAAAAACGAGACTGCAGAGTCTCCCAAGTTCAGCAGCTTTCATTCTGATGATGCACGCTTGCCCCCCTCCTCCCAATAAAACATGAGCCACACTGAGAGCTAATTACTCTAAATGATGGCAGCTTGGAAACCATAGCTGAAGTATTCTTCTGTATGGTTTGGTACAGCTTTTGCCCTGTTGGTTAGAGAGGGGAAAGgacaaaagatgctttttcttaatttttttaaaaaattccttttatatgttgatttttaattaaagaatattCATTTGAAACTTCTGCAGTTTAGTGTACCTTTCATAtgcctgctggctgctgagTCAACCTGAGCAGGAAAATCCAGGGAAAGATACTTGGCTTCTTCACAAAGTACTGTATAAACATCTTAGTGCGGTGCATTTCTCTTTAAGGTTAGATGAGTTGTGGTAAGCATAGTTTCGTTTCCTCCTAGTTAATATCAGTAACATTCATTTAAACTTCAGAATCTTTTCACTGGAGGCAGACAGAGGTGTGAGTTaaatgcatgtatgtgtgtatcTAAACCTTTCAGTTTACAGCTGGCAATAGCTACGGCAGCATTTTGCAAGAGAAAGTTAAGTATAACTGAAATGTATTGCTAAGTCATCTGACCTGGTGCCCATCACTCCAGTGAACAGCTGGTTGACTGGGAAGGAacaaaagtggggaaaaaaaaaattgaatttccCATTCTCCTCATCCCCCAGGTGAAGTGAAGGCTGTGGTCAAGCAAAGTAGTGATTGACAGTGATTTAATATTTGACATCATAAACTTTCcgtaacaggaaaaaaatatctagtcAGTTGAGGCCTTTTGGGTAGCATGCATGCGTCCAGGTGCTGGGAAACACTTTCAATTAAAGTATCAGACTGGCCTGCATCcactgaggtgtttttttcccctctctcatGCTGGCACAGTCAAAGGGGGGAACGCTTTGCTTTGTGTAACGCTGCTTTAAGTGAGTGGCTCTGCTTGCGGGTTTGCTGGTTATTGAATAGTGTGGTTGGGCTAGGGAGGGGCTAACCCCTCCTGTCCCACCGGGCCACTTGGTCGTTGCCTGGCCTGAAAGCACTAAATCGTAAACCTAATTAAAAGAGAGCAAGAAAGTACATGCAGCTTAGAAGCAGAGCCTGGTAACGGGGTTGCTCTTCCAAAGCAGTCCTGGCTGCTTAAATAGTTTTAGGCACTGTGGCTTCTTAGTACTTGTATTTGATGAATTTTCCTCTAATTTGTGCAGTGTTCAGTGAAGAACTGCAGAACAGCCTTTCACGTCACCTGTGCGTTTGACCGTGGCTTGGAGATGAAGACGATACTGGCAGAGAACGATGAGGTGAAATTCAAGTCGTACTGTCCCAAGCACAGCTCCACCAAGAAAGCAGATGACGAGACCTTCAGCGAGAGCCCGGGCCAAGAGAATGGGAATGGGATTCAGGACAGCTCTCTTCCTGCTCACATCGACCCTTTCCACAGCATCGATCAAAACCAGGAGGAGGCCCACAGAGTCAGCCTCCGCAAGCAaaagctccagcagctggaggacGAATTCTATACTTTTGTTGAGTCTTTGGAAGTGGCTAAAGTGCTGCGGCTGCCTGAGGAGCCAGTGGGATTCCTTTATGAGTACtggaagctgaaaagaaaagccaacTTCAATAAGCCTTTGATTACCCCAAAGAAGGATGAAGAAGACAATCTGGCCAAACGAGAGCAGGATGTTCTGTTCAgaaggctgcagctcttcacaCACCTCCGGCAGGATCTGGAGCGGGTAAGCCACTGCACTGCCTGTGCTTGTGCAAGGTGTGCTGGGCTTCGTTAGCTGTTTACAAACGACACGCTCGGTTATTGCCACTGCATGCAGGCACCCCATGCAACTTGAGGTGGTATTGTCAGCTTGGTGCAAGATGGTTAAtgctatttctgtttaaatttcagAGCCAATACTTGGTTATGtcagtttcctttttcagcCAGAGGGTTAGGTCACAGGGCCCTTGGCTCATGGTTTGCAGTATCCTGTCTTCTTATAACTGGATTGTGCACTGAGGCTTTTTTACTAAGTAACACCGATGGCTGTGGAATGTACTGCAACCCCCAGATGCCCTTAGGGCTTTCCCTGCTCCTTTTGCCTAGTGCACAAGAAGGGAAGGGTCTGAAACTTACCTTGATTTGGAGCAAGTGTGTTTCCTGTTGGCACAGCATGGTAGGACGGTATTTCACTGGACTATCTATATGTAGTAGGTTTGGTAGGCTGTTCCAGTTAATTAGGTTCAGATTTCTTTGATTTTGGTTGATAAACTAAAAAAACAGTTGAATAGGATCAGTAGGGTGTTCTAACTACATCTGATCCTGAAATCACCTGAattccttcttttaaaaaacaaaacaaaacaaacaaactactAGAGACGCTAAGGAATGTAAGAGCCAGGAAGTATACTTAGTTTTTCATGTATATCCAGTGCCCAGCTCATGCAGGCCACCTCTGGAACCTGACTCACAAAGTCCTGCCTTAGGCTCAATAACAGGGTTGGTGGTGAACGAGAACCTCTCTTCTGGAATAGTATATAGTCTTTCCGTCTGGGCAGCAGGTGCTAATAGATCTATCTACTGCATCCTTTGTAAAGGATCACGATCCAAGTGGCTAATTATTCTTCTAATGAGTTGCTGTTgtaggttttaaaatatttttttcctctggtttcAACTTCCGGCCTGTGACCCTTCTCTTCCTGTGTTAGATTGCTGTTACcttgtgtattttgttttctgttcagcGTGTTCAAGATCTCTTTTATTCTTCCCTTTGATCAGTTAAACAAGTGGAGTTTATCACGATGTTCTCTGGGTCTTAAACGATTCTGTATGTATCCttcctgtttttaaagtatGGTGTCAAAACAGGATACATCGTTCTAGCACcgtttttaatattttactacTCTATTGTTCTCACTGATACGTACATCAAAGAGAACTtggatgctaaaaaaaaaaagggccttttttttgctcttcttcaGGTTGTCTGTTAGACTTCATTATGAATTACATTAGTGACAGTGTCATCCATCtagaaacatttctaaatgGTGTCATCCAGTTCACCTAATAAAACAGGTAATTTTGTGGACAAGATGTGTCTTTGTTCTGCGGCTCGGATCAgacaaggaagagaacaaaaggCCGTGGACTGTACCAGGAAGGGTAACAGGCTAGACGAATGCCTTCCAATTCAAATCCACGAAGTAATGACAGCTACTGAATACCTGAAGTGCTGTCTGGGCCAGGACTGGGAGCCTAATACAGGAGACCCTCAACATGCATTAAAGTGCGTCTCCTCCTTAGCGGATTTGAGATCAGCCCATAAGGCTCTGATCAACAGTGCTCCTTTTACCCTGTGTGGCTACACTGAGTTGAGAGAGGAGCCTTGAAAACAATCCCATAAACTCCTCAGTGATCCCCATCACTACTGTTAAGCTCTGAGAGTGATGGCTGTGAAAGTAAGTTCATACGCTGCTGCTAGATTAGAAAGTCACATTTTAAGACCAGAGATgtagttttcttctgaaaaactaGCCACtgtcaaaataaacattttgctgttttcagtcCCTGCCACCTCCCCTGTGCTATGGCATTGATGGACTGGCTTGCCTTCATTTTTAACAACTACCATACAACGGCAGGGTCAATAAAAAGAATGGTACCAGTGAATAGGCCTCCACATTTTCATACTATTAAGTATTTCTTGTTGGGTCTCAAACAATAGGGAACAAGTGGTGCTGGGCTATATAGTACTGAGCATATTTAAGCATTTCCAGCATTTCTCTAgatttgtatgtgtgtgtatatatatatatacacacatacatatacacatatgaTACAAGTGTTCATAGAATTTACTTCTGCACTGTGAGACTCCAAAATCTGATAGACTAAGCTGTCAATTAAATGGTATTTAAGATAGTCTTGTAAGAGATATGTTGAAGAAggttaaatttaaatatatgtatatatgtatcttGTTAAAATGGTGTATGGTACTTAAGCTGAATTAATTTGAACCACAGAGTTACAGCATTATAGAAACACGATTCCTTTAAAACTCACCAACTTGATGCCTTCTAGGTGCGTAATCTCACTTACATGGTGACCCGAAGGGAGAAAATCAAGAGATCTGTTTGCAAAGTTCAAGAACAGATATTTAACATCTACGCAAAGCAGTTGGAACAAGAAAGAGTTTCAGGTATGCTTCAGCGTTTATCTTTTTCACACACCACCAGAGGCACAAGCATTGAAAGGTTTGGCTAGAGACTAATGACTAATTTTGAAGGACAAGCAGGACCTCATTTATTCTCATTAAAATCTCGCGTAGTCCACTAGGCATTGGCAGactggaattaaaaaatgagaactTGCATAGCGCTAATGGTGGGCACGCTGCTATAGAAACCGGTACGTTTGCACTCTTACCGATGGGGTTCGGAGTGGCTTGCTGCTTCAGGTTCTGTCTGCTGCGAGTCCTTAATGGCTCCTTCTATGACAGAGAGACCATGACTTACATTCAAGTGCCATATGCTGTCTAGTAGGTTTGTGCTTTATCAGTGCCACCGCATTAGTATTTAGTACGTGTTTCTTTGCAACAACGTACTTTTTTCTGGGTAATCTCACTGACAGTAGTCTTTTCTCCTAGAGGAGCAACTTCAAAGTTACCATATTAACTAGGAAACTAGGAAATAGCCACACAGTCATGGTGTAAAGATGCTGGGTAGGCAACCAAACACCCACTTACGCTGAAGAATGGAGTTAAATAAGTACAAATCAAAAGTTATGTTTGCCCAGACATGGACTGCTTGACTCTAACCCACTGTGTTTACATTTAGGTGTGCCTTCCTCATTCTCCTCAATGGAAAACGTGGTGTTGTTCAATAGTCCATCTTTGGGTCCTGACGCCCCTAAGATAGAGGATTTAAAATGGCATTCTGCATTCTTCAGGAAACAAATGGGCACATCTCTAACACACACTTTGAAAAAACCACACAAGAGAGACAGAGTAAGAAGTAGCTCTGGGAACGAGAGCAAGTCCATGCTGAGGCAGCCCAGCCAGAGGGAAGGTGGCGTGCCTCCAGGtagctttttaaattttgacaAGACCTTTGCAGAAACACGGATTGtatcagcacagcagaaaaacgGCATAGTTATGCCAGaccacagaaaaagaagagacaaTCGTCCACAATGCGAGGTAATCAAGGCAGaactaaaggaaaaaacttCCAAACACaaccacaaaccactgagacCCACAGAACTCTCTCAGAGgcaatcagaaaacaaaagggcTGTGAACCACTCCAGTGGTAGGTCAGCACCTGGCACACGGAGAGATATAGTGCCTAAATGCAATGGGGGTCTTGTCAAAGTAAACTCTAATCAGACAGTAGTTAAAGTGCCTACGACGCCCACGAGCCCAGTGAAAAACTGGGGCGGATTCCGAATTCCAAAGAagggggagaggcagcagcagggcgagAGCCCAGAGGAGACATGCCGCCAGAACTCCAGCTACCCCTATCTGGGTATGGGCAGAGTTTCACCGAAGGACAGGGCAAAAAGCAAGCTAAAGCCTGACAGTGAGAATGATGGGTACGTCCCCGATGTGGAAATGAGCGACTCAGAAACTGAagtggctgaaaaaaaatgcagacagcaGAGGCTCAGTCCAAACAGCTCTATCAGCAGGAGGACGGACATTATTAGGAGAAGCATCCTGGCATCCTGACGGGGCAGTGCGGCACCATGGTCAGTAGAGTCACTGCCTACAAGCCAACTTCACTTTATTTATTGGTGTGAGATGGGAGAGTTCTTAGACGTGACTACGGACTGACAAAGTGATAACCCATTATTCCCAAGCTGTATAAACATGTTTACATACTCTTAAAGCTGGATTTGTTTGCTCCCCAACTCATTCTGTGACAAGTTTCTATCTCCTTTATTTGCAACCTTTCCGGGCAAGCAGAGAAATGACATCACTACTAAACCAGGATTTGGTGATGAACACTAAAGTAACTCACAGAAACATTTAGGGGGCTAGGGTGGGTAGGGGGAAGTAGGCTGCATTCATCCCTTTTAGCAAAACAGCACTGTTACAATTCTCTTACCTTCCCctgctttccagaaaagcaCAAGCTCTTAATTTAACTAGTGTGGTGTATTGAATCAAAGATGGTTATTTATGTAACCATATTGCACTGCTACACCCCCTTACAAATGGTCACTTGCCTTGGATTGGTGGTAGGTCTTTGTCCTCCATTTGCAGAATGTTTTTGTTGCACTCAGTTTGAGAATAGGTGGCAGCCAAAAACCCTCCACAAGCTCCAGTCTAGGTACAACTGGGTCTGTGAGATAACCAGACTTAACCGGGGTGTTAcactggagaaaaaggaagggacAGGTCAGGGCTACAGCTGCCACACACTGCAACAGCTTCAAGGTACTCAGGCTGAGTGTGTGGCTTAGTTCTGAAAAAGGGGGCAGGCTTGTGGGTTCCTGGGCCCTCTGGCATAACCCGCAGCATTTAGTCAGTCACCTGCCTCCTGGAATACATtgacaatttaagaaaaaatattctaaggCACTAGTCATTAGGATTTCCCAAAGCCCACCACGTATGCACTAATAATGGTATGTACTGGGAAAGCCAAGCTTATGACACTAAAGGGTTACTTTAAAATggacataaatatatatttttaaataaaatggaaaggcAATAAATTGTGATGAGCTCTTTACagtcaaatgaagaaaaaagtattcTATTCTGGACTAGATTTGATGGAAGAGGGAACTcatgcatactttttttttaataattgcaAATGGCAATAACTAGTAAGCTATGAGCAATAATGTTAATAGTTCATTATTGTACTTTTTTGTACTGAGTGCACATGTAACTGGATTGTTAGAAGCCTGTCAATTTGGAATTCTGCATAGATTTAAGTCAGGTATGCATTGGTTAAAAGGAAGTTTAAGCAGGCAATGTGCTACAGAAATACAGGCGTAAAGAACAAAATCCCATTATTTTCCACTCCTAGCCTGCCATTGCCACGTTCACTTACATTTTAATGTTAGACCCTTCCGTCTTGAGCagggaaaattttaaaatacagtagaaCTCTGCCATAAATGAGTCTTCCAGAGGATTCAATCAAAAAAGGCTTATTAACACCCCATCTTGCTATGCAAGTTACTGCTTACTTAAACATTTCGACAGAATGCGTCCCTatcatttgtgttttaaaagttttaagtCTTAACCTTTTGATACCTTTTTGGGGTGATGGTGAGAAAaggatattttgtttaaaatggcATACTTCTAAAATACCATTGCTGGACCCAAGAAGTTGGATTGACCTCATGACGCACGTAGGTTAAACTTAAACAGGGCATGGGTGAACATGAAACTATGTAGTTGCTCTTGGGATGTGATAAAATGAAAGCACTTACCTGATCAAAAAGCAACCGACAGACAAAAGGTAAGTGCAGGTAGTTCTACTCGACATACAGCAACATTTTCAAGGCAGGCATTGCTATTTTCTGTAAGAAGCTCATGACCATGTAAGGAATTGTTTGTCAAGCCATAGATGGAATAATCTAAATTTTGATTCTAAGTAAACAGTTAACCTCACACCGATTTGAAAGAGGTACCTTGTTAATTTGCACTATTATGAATGCTAACATTGTGCAGAATTAATGCCTTACCTGTTCTGCTCCCTGATGTTTAGGTTAATAAGCTTTCTCATGTTTCAAGTTATGctgaaccaaaaccaaaaaaactcttttccccccaccccaattaCAAAAAGCTGTAAGATGACTGCAGTGTGACCAGCTCTGTAGGATAGTTTTGTCTCCCATGCTTAGCGCTCAACAAAGAGGTGTCGTAAGCAGCAGTGATAATACAAACCCACACCCTCTGTTCTATTGGGATAGaccattttcttaatttctacTTCTGAGCATTACCTTTCCTTGTGCAGACTGACCAAGAAATCTTTGATTATGATTGGTGTATTATGTCAAACTGTAGGCTAGTTGAACTTTTTGTAAAGTTGCCTGGAATGCCAGTTGTTAGGTTATGAACTCACACAAATCTAAATGAAGGGTTATACGTGTTGTGTACAAAtcttaatttcagaaaattgaaaaatttgTCATTACATTTGTAAAACCTTGTACAGAAGATTTTTCACTATGTGCCTAGCTTTGGTGTCCATTCAgctgaaattaattaaaaaaggtgcatgaagagaaacagatagaaataaaaagtatatgTAGAGATGACTATTTTATATTACATGGCCCAgtcctgtatttattttcccccttttttgaagtatttataAAGACCTAGTTGAagacagctgtatttttttgttaaaatattcagtAGAATTGTGCCTTTTTGTCTGTATGTGAATAAATGCTGTACATTTTTGCAATATGTTTGCAGCAGTGTTTTACAGTTCACAGTAATTGTTTGGGTTTTCACATAAACACTTAACTGCGATGATTTCAACAACTTTCATGGTTACAAGAGGCATTTAATTTGGATCACTACAGGTATCAAAATGCATGCTAAGGTTGCaagagaaaagattttgtttAGGAATAGGATAGGGCTTCATTACTGACAGCTGGGCCTACCCAATCAACAGCAAATTGCATGCTTACTTTTTTCTTGGTATCTTCAAAGACATGTTACTTATCTCCAAGCATTTAAATTCTTTGATATACGATGTCCTTCCGAAGTCCAAAATCTTCGTTCATGTTCCACTGGAAGGATAAGTGAGGTTTCTGAGGTTTCTTAGCTGTTAACTCTGCAAGATAAGCAGGCTGAATGTACAGACACCCCACAAACTGCCTGTACTAAAGCAATGCAAGACGATGCTAGTTGCTATAGCACTTTTTATGTAATGGGAAGCATAGCATCACACTAGAGCATCTTTAAAACACTCATGAACTAGCATTAGGGCGGGAAAGGAAGGCAGGGGAAACCCAGACTCTTCAAAGACGTATGACAAGAAATACATAATACATAGAATAcaagaaatacataaatgtaAAACAGGCAAGACATGTTTGCAAAGACCACTCTTTGACTCCATTAAATAATCTGGTATCACAAGGAAAGACCAAAACTTACCTAAATTGCAAGCCCCAAATCTCGACTTTCAGCAAGTGCCT contains the following coding sequences:
- the JADE1 gene encoding protein Jade-1 isoform X1, whose protein sequence is MKRRRLPSSSEDSDDNGSLSTWSQHSRSRRRRTSCSRQEDRKPSEVFRTDLITAMKLHDSFQLNPDEYYVLADPWRQEWEKGVQVPVSPGTIPEPVARIVSETKAVMFTRPRKYIASSGSEPPELGYVDIRTLADSVCRYDLNDVDVAWLQLANEEFKEMGMPELDEYTMERVIEEFEQRCYDNMNHAIETEEGLGIEYDEDVVCDVCQSPDGEDGNEMVFCDKCNICVHQACYGILKVPEGSWLCRTCALGVQPKCLLCPKKGGAMKPTRSGTKWVHVSCALWIPEVSIGSPEKMEPITKVSHIPSSRWALVCSLCNEKVGASIQCSVKNCRTAFHVTCAFDRGLEMKTILAENDEVKFKSYCPKHSSTKKADDETFSESPGQENGNGIQDSSLPAHIDPFHSIDQNQEEAHRVSLRKQKLQQLEDEFYTFVESLEVAKVLRLPEEPVGFLYEYWKLKRKANFNKPLITPKKDEEDNLAKREQDVLFRRLQLFTHLRQDLERVRNLTYMVTRREKIKRSVCKVQEQIFNIYAKQLEQERVSGVPSSFSSMENVVLFNSPSLGPDAPKIEDLKWHSAFFRKQMGTSLTHTLKKPHKRDRVRSSSGNESKSMLRQPSQREGGVPPGSFLNFDKTFAETRIVSAQQKNGIVMPDHRKRRDNRPQCEVIKAELKEKTSKHNHKPLRPTELSQRQSENKRAVNHSSGRSAPGTRRDIVPKCNGGLVKVNSNQTVVKVPTTPTSPVKNWGGFRIPKKGERQQQGESPEETCRQNSSYPYLGMGRVSPKDRAKSKLKPDSENDGYVPDVEMSDSETEVAEKKCRQQRLSPNSSISRRTDIIRRSILAS
- the JADE1 gene encoding protein Jade-1 isoform X2, giving the protein MAVCPLGPSIPDLDVGGLHVPGKKIENLLRIVSETKAVMFTRPRKYIASSGSEPPELGYVDIRTLADSVCRYDLNDVDVAWLQLANEEFKEMGMPELDEYTMERVIEEFEQRCYDNMNHAIETEEGLGIEYDEDVVCDVCQSPDGEDGNEMVFCDKCNICVHQACYGILKVPEGSWLCRTCALGVQPKCLLCPKKGGAMKPTRSGTKWVHVSCALWIPEVSIGSPEKMEPITKVSHIPSSRWALVCSLCNEKVGASIQCSVKNCRTAFHVTCAFDRGLEMKTILAENDEVKFKSYCPKHSSTKKADDETFSESPGQENGNGIQDSSLPAHIDPFHSIDQNQEEAHRVSLRKQKLQQLEDEFYTFVESLEVAKVLRLPEEPVGFLYEYWKLKRKANFNKPLITPKKDEEDNLAKREQDVLFRRLQLFTHLRQDLERVRNLTYMVTRREKIKRSVCKVQEQIFNIYAKQLEQERVSGVPSSFSSMENVVLFNSPSLGPDAPKIEDLKWHSAFFRKQMGTSLTHTLKKPHKRDRVRSSSGNESKSMLRQPSQREGGVPPGSFLNFDKTFAETRIVSAQQKNGIVMPDHRKRRDNRPQCEVIKAELKEKTSKHNHKPLRPTELSQRQSENKRAVNHSSGRSAPGTRRDIVPKCNGGLVKVNSNQTVVKVPTTPTSPVKNWGGFRIPKKGERQQQGESPEETCRQNSSYPYLGMGRVSPKDRAKSKLKPDSENDGYVPDVEMSDSETEVAEKKCRQQRLSPNSSISRRTDIIRRSILAS